The window CGCGCTGGCCCTGGCGATTGCCGCGTTCGCGCGCAGCACCAAGGAAGGTCAGTATTATTTGATGCCGCTACTGCTCATCAGTTTGCCGCTGATGGTGCTGCCGCTGCTGCCGCAGGTTCGACTCGACTTGGGTTTCAGCTTGATTCCCGTGACCGGCATGATGCTGCTCCTGCGAGCGCTCATGGAAGGCCAATATTTCGAAGCGCTTCGTTACGCACCGTTCGTGCTCGGCGTGACCGGACTGTGCTGCTGGTTGGCGATTCGTTGGGCCGTGCATCAGTTCAACAGCGAATCGGTGTTGTTCCGCGAGAGCGAACGCTTTGGCGTGGGCTTGTGGCTGCGGCATTTAATTCGAGACCGCGGCGACATGCCGTCGCCGACCGAAGCCATTGCTTGCGGCATTTTGCTGCTGGTGATCCGCTTTGTGGCGAGCTTCACCATTCCGATGCCGACCGGTTTCTCGCACTTCGTGATGACGACGGTCGTCGTGCAGATCGCGCTCATCGCTACGCCCGCCTGCTTGATGGCGATCATGCTCACTCGCAAACCGCGACAGACGCTCCTCTTGCAAGCCCCGTCGTTCTGGTTGACCTTGCCGGCCGCGGCTGCACTGGCCGTGCTACTGCATCCGACCTTGATGTTCTTGGCGACCGGCATTCGCGAGATCTATCCGCTCAGCAACGAAACGCTCCGTGCTCTCGCCCCGTTTGAAGTGATGTTGCGAGAAGCCACGTTGCCGCAACTGCTGTTGCTCGTCGCGGTGACGCCGGCGATCTGCGAGGAACTTGCTTTCCGCGGCTTTATTCTCTCCGGTCTGCGGCGACTGGGTCACAAGTGGACCGCGATCGTAATTTGCAGCGTGATCTTCGGCGTCGCGCATGGACTGCTGCAGCAATCGATTGCTGCGACGATCGTTGGCATTGTGATTGGCTATATCGCGGTCAAGACGAATAGCCTGTTGCCGGCGATGGCTTATCACCTGGTGCATAATTCGCTGGGGGTGCTCATCGGGCGCGTCGACGCCGAGTTGATCGCCAATTGGCCGATCTTGGATGCCGTACTGTTGCTGAGTCCGGACGGCGGCGTCGAGTATCGCTGGAATGCGATGGTGATTGCCGGGCTGTGCGGCGCACTCGTGCTGCTGTGGATCAAACGGCTGCCGTATCATCCGTGCGCGGAAGAACGCCTGCAGACCGCACTCGCTCAGCAAACACCGCTGCTGCGGCCGGCTACGACTTAGGCCTTCGGCGGCGTGGTCGGCATTGGTGTAGTCGGCATCGGCGTGGCAGGTGTCGTTGGCATCGGCGCTGGAGCAGGTGTGGGAGTCGCTGCTTTCGGCGGTGTGACGCCCTTGGCCGGCGTGGCAGGCTTCTTGGCGGCGAGCAGTTCGCGCTGCATGGCGTTCCCCAGCTCTGGATCGAGGAACTTGCTGAGCAATGTGCGAGCGTCGACCAGCATCTTGTCGATCCGCTTTTGCGTGGTGGGATCGACCGACTTGATGATTTGCTTGTCGAGCATGCGGCTCAGGTCGGAACGCGTTTCGAGATTGCGAAACTCCTCGAACATTTTCTGCGCGTCGTCGAGCTTGTCATCTTTGATCTTCGCCCGAATCCGCACGGCGGAGATCTGCCGGCGAGCTTCCAGATCCATGATCTTGCTCTGCAGCGAGGCGATGAACCCTTCTGCCTGCAGGCGACCGTCGTCGTTGACCACGGCGGCTTCGAGCTGTGGCTGTTGACCCGGAACGAGCGGCAGCCGCGCGAGCAATTGATTGCCGCTCTTCACCAGCAAGGTTTGGAGCGCTGCCGTTTCGGCTTGCGGCAACTCGATGTCACCGCGCCAATCGGTCGCGCCGATTCGCTCGGCGTCGGTATCGCCCGTCTTGCGCCAGATTTCATAACCGGCGAGCGGCG is drawn from Anatilimnocola floriformis and contains these coding sequences:
- a CDS encoding ABC transporter permease subunit/CPBP intramembrane protease; this encodes MSWTNTKLIYLRELRDQLRDRRTLFTIVILPLLMYPLLAMVWCQMQQFLKERPSKVLIVGAEHLPAEPALLKEAIFSSIICTEMENGLLQLETKSKFDKLPASDVKSTAEREIAARLYDLVVYFPPDFAANLDRFRQEKNKVGEKNLQVADLDQAPQPEIFVDSASDSSRVAMSRVDLILRRWRETLVQQNLIQSDIPLGVARPFEVVNTDIAETFRRRAALWSKVLPFVVLIWALTGAFYPAVDLCAGEKERGTLETLLVSPAMRSEIVWGKLLTVTTFSMATSLLNLACMGLTGSLFFMQMAQQSSMMLDLGPPPLASLCWLAVAVVPISALFSALALAIAAFARSTKEGQYYLMPLLLISLPLMVLPLLPQVRLDLGFSLIPVTGMMLLLRALMEGQYFEALRYAPFVLGVTGLCCWLAIRWAVHQFNSESVLFRESERFGVGLWLRHLIRDRGDMPSPTEAIACGILLLVIRFVASFTIPMPTGFSHFVMTTVVVQIALIATPACLMAIMLTRKPRQTLLLQAPSFWLTLPAAAALAVLLHPTLMFLATGIREIYPLSNETLRALAPFEVMLREATLPQLLLLVAVTPAICEELAFRGFILSGLRRLGHKWTAIVICSVIFGVAHGLLQQSIAATIVGIVIGYIAVKTNSLLPAMAYHLVHNSLGVLIGRVDAELIANWPILDAVLLLSPDGGVEYRWNAMVIAGLCGALVLLWIKRLPYHPCAEERLQTALAQQTPLLRPATT